The following proteins come from a genomic window of Candidatus Bathyarchaeota archaeon:
- a CDS encoding AAA family ATPase: MTLSASEELERMAAKYANEAIQLDEQGSKGLAISRYQRAIEILLKLTSLYPDSPQTKVYLTRIEAYQKRIKELRESSTPLGSQNSEVATFNQLVISEKPNVKWDDIADLEEAKKAIEESIIFPVKRPDLFPLGWPKGLLFFGPPGCGKTLLAAAVATEIDAAFYCVDSASIMSKWLGESEKNVAQLFAEARSKASSGQPAIIFIDEIDSLIGKRNNEIGGEIRTRNQFLKEMDGLLDKKKNLHVYVIGATNKPWALDDAFIRRFQKRIYIPLPDYNARLELFKIYTREIKLSPEVDLKYLAKITEGYSGSDIRDIIQTAQLEVVREFFEKGNPNDKRSSPKPVGMGNFINALRKRKPSVSPSLTKNYLTWFEVYGAI; encoded by the coding sequence ATGACCCTATCTGCATCTGAAGAACTTGAAAGGATGGCTGCCAAATATGCTAATGAAGCAATTCAATTGGATGAGCAAGGCTCTAAAGGATTAGCGATTTCACGTTATCAAAGAGCTATAGAAATTCTTTTAAAATTAACCTCTTTATATCCTGATTCTCCTCAAACTAAAGTTTACTTAACAAGAATTGAAGCTTACCAAAAAAGGATTAAAGAATTAAGAGAATCATCCACACCATTAGGAAGTCAAAACTCTGAAGTAGCAACTTTTAATCAACTTGTTATATCTGAAAAACCAAACGTTAAATGGGACGATATAGCTGATTTAGAAGAAGCTAAAAAAGCAATAGAAGAATCAATTATTTTCCCAGTTAAAAGACCTGATTTATTTCCTTTAGGTTGGCCTAAAGGTTTACTCTTTTTTGGTCCACCTGGATGTGGTAAAACATTGCTTGCTGCTGCTGTAGCTACAGAAATAGATGCCGCCTTTTACTGTGTTGATTCAGCTTCAATAATGTCTAAGTGGCTTGGAGAATCCGAAAAAAATGTAGCGCAGCTTTTTGCTGAAGCTCGAAGTAAAGCTTCATCTGGTCAACCAGCAATAATATTCATAGATGAAATTGACTCTTTAATCGGTAAAAGAAATAATGAAATTGGTGGAGAAATCCGAACTAGAAATCAATTTTTGAAGGAAATGGATGGACTTTTAGATAAAAAGAAAAATCTTCATGTTTATGTAATTGGAGCAACAAATAAACCTTGGGCTTTGGATGATGCTTTTATAAGAAGATTCCAAAAAAGAATTTATATTCCCCTTCCAGATTATAACGCAAGACTTGAACTTTTTAAAATTTATACAAGAGAAATTAAGCTCTCTCCAGAAGTTGACCTTAAATATTTAGCTAAAATCACTGAAGGGTATTCAGGAAGCGATATTAGAGATATTATTCAAACAGCTCAATTAGAAGTTGTTAGAGAATTTTTTGAAAAAGGGAATCCTAATGATAAACGATCTTCACCAAAACCTGTAGGAATGGGGAACTTTATTAACGCTTTAAGAAAAAGGAAACCAAGTGTCTCTCCTAGTTTAACTAAGAATTACCTCACTTGGTTTGAAGTTTATGGAGCAATATAA
- a CDS encoding CdvA-like protein codes for MNIEEAKNNIGKEVFDSRGRKIGKLISFSTDLKGNPIKFLIELVTGDFIQCNADQLQQKENSLVYFYSWEVNANTLKDRLELVLRRIKALEELYANGEIEKEIYLELKSRHESSLAELEDQKKSLIEKLYERKKRLELKIKALEIFLANSKMQQSSGEISGEAFKIALESINIGLKRAFSERSYIKEMIDFLSNVKTLNVSSLKPTGLKSISEDVVLVKLKEPT; via the coding sequence TTGAATATTGAGGAAGCTAAAAATAACATCGGGAAAGAAGTTTTTGATTCTAGAGGAAGAAAAATTGGTAAATTAATTTCTTTCTCTACAGATCTTAAAGGTAATCCGATAAAGTTCCTAATAGAACTTGTTACTGGCGACTTCATTCAATGCAACGCTGATCAACTTCAACAAAAAGAAAATTCTTTAGTCTACTTTTATTCATGGGAGGTTAATGCTAACACTCTAAAAGATAGACTCGAATTAGTTTTAAGAAGAATTAAAGCTTTAGAAGAGCTTTATGCTAATGGAGAGATAGAAAAGGAAATTTATTTAGAACTTAAATCTAGACATGAAAGTTCTCTAGCAGAATTAGAGGATCAAAAAAAATCTTTAATTGAAAAACTTTATGAAAGAAAAAAAAGGTTAGAGCTTAAAATAAAAGCTTTAGAGATTTTCTTAGCTAATAGTAAAATGCAACAATCATCAGGAGAGATTAGTGGAGAAGCGTTTAAAATAGCGTTAGAATCCATAAATATTGGATTAAAAAGAGCTTTTTCAGAAAGAAGCTACATTAAAGAAATGATTGATTTTTTAAGTAATGTGAAAACTCTGAACGTTTCATCTTTAAAACCTACAGGTTTAAAGTCCATAAGTGAAGATGTGGTTTTAGTTAAATTAAAAGAACCAACTTAA
- a CDS encoding Snf7 family protein, translating into MSRRIIKSWNGSDSIFTRFSEKIRGRKPSLREKVSQAIYRLKVQRTKLENAAARIENHDKSLFEKIVKAQMAKDSARAIMYANECVELRKIAKTTLRCQLALEKVLLRLETIKDFGDVASLMAPVVDVVQTIKTEISGIMPEVAFELSEVGEVLGDIVTEMGEASGLSEEDLHPSSEAMKIIEEANAVAEQKMKEKFPELPIQVSPTIDESLTTKLK; encoded by the coding sequence TTGTCAAGAAGAATAATTAAAAGCTGGAATGGTTCCGACTCTATATTTACAAGGTTTAGCGAGAAAATTCGTGGTAGAAAACCATCTCTCAGAGAAAAAGTTTCTCAAGCTATTTATCGATTAAAAGTTCAAAGAACTAAACTTGAAAATGCTGCTGCTAGAATAGAAAATCATGATAAATCATTATTTGAAAAAATTGTTAAAGCTCAAATGGCTAAAGATTCTGCTAGAGCTATAATGTATGCTAATGAATGTGTAGAATTAAGAAAGATTGCTAAAACAACTTTACGTTGTCAACTAGCTCTTGAAAAAGTGCTTTTAAGGCTTGAAACAATTAAAGATTTTGGCGATGTTGCATCGCTTATGGCACCTGTAGTAGATGTTGTTCAAACAATAAAGACTGAAATTTCAGGTATAATGCCTGAAGTTGCCTTTGAACTTAGTGAAGTTGGAGAAGTACTGGGAGATATCGTAACTGAAATGGGTGAAGCTAGCGGGTTAAGCGAGGAAGATCTTCATCCATCAAGCGAAGCTATGAAAATAATTGAGGAAGCGAATGCTGTAGCTGAACAAAAAATGAAGGAGAAATTCCCAGAGTTACCTATACAAGTATCACCAACTATAGATGAGTCTCTAACCACAAAATTAAAATAA
- the rnz gene encoding ribonuclease Z: MDIIFLGSGGSIPTKKRNLPCILVKREGELLMFDCGEAAQKQFLSIKAGINKNMKIFISHMHGDHVLGLPGLIQSFSLLGRERKLEIYGPKGIKKFLNCIKKNIPFNLSFKIDIHEVDEGEILEENAYIIKAAWANHTIPCLSFALIEKPKPGKFNPEKARKLGIPEGPLWKKLQMGESIKIDSKIIEPKEVVGPPRPGVKIVYSSDTRPCKALEELSKNADLLIFDSTFDNSKKDKAKEYGHSTCLQAAEIAKKANVKKLILTHLSPIYEGHEDELIKQARKIFKKTLLAEDLMKITI; this comes from the coding sequence ATGGATATAATTTTTTTAGGCTCAGGAGGAAGCATACCAACTAAAAAAAGAAATCTTCCATGTATATTGGTTAAACGAGAAGGAGAATTATTAATGTTTGATTGTGGAGAAGCTGCTCAAAAACAATTCCTTTCTATTAAAGCTGGAATAAATAAAAATATGAAAATATTCATTAGTCATATGCATGGAGACCACGTGTTAGGATTACCTGGGTTAATTCAATCTTTTTCTCTTCTTGGAAGAGAAAGAAAACTTGAGATATATGGACCTAAAGGGATTAAAAAATTTTTAAATTGTATAAAGAAAAATATACCATTTAATTTATCCTTCAAAATTGATATTCATGAAGTAGATGAAGGAGAAATACTGGAGGAAAACGCTTACATTATTAAAGCTGCTTGGGCTAACCATACAATTCCCTGTTTAAGTTTCGCTTTAATAGAAAAGCCTAAACCTGGAAAATTTAATCCTGAAAAAGCTAGGAAACTTGGAATTCCTGAAGGTCCCCTCTGGAAAAAACTTCAAATGGGTGAATCAATTAAGATAGACTCAAAAATAATCGAGCCTAAAGAAGTTGTTGGTCCTCCTAGACCAGGAGTAAAAATAGTTTATTCAAGCGATACTAGACCATGCAAAGCTTTAGAAGAATTGTCTAAAAACGCTGATTTACTTATTTTTGATAGCACCTTCGATAATTCTAAAAAAGATAAAGCAAAAGAATATGGGCATTCAACCTGTCTTCAAGCAGCTGAAATAGCAAAAAAAGCTAATGTTAAAAAACTAATTTTAACTCATTTAAGCCCAATCTATGAAGGTCATGAAGATGAATTAATTAAACAAGCAAGAAAAATTTTTAAAAAGACTCTTTTAGCTGAAGATTTAATGAAGATAACAATCTAA
- a CDS encoding ribose-phosphate diphosphokinase, which yields MVEVLIGPSSIELGIKVAQELNLKHTLVESKIFPDGESYIRIPEEKIDKELILIQSTHPPQNKHLIELFLMLDAAKDLGVEKIIAVIPYLAYARQDKRFRPGEAISVKVLAKLIKEAGADKFITFNIHKEKILDFFNIESINLSGGPAIGDYFLQKRVINPYVVAPDEGAYYLALEVSKILNCECTYFEKKRDKVTGVVKTEFKKLDVKNKTVIIVDDIISTGSTIINVAEILKTQNVKKIYATCIHPLLIGDAQNKMKTAGIDEILGTDCIPSEVSKISVSKILAEALKKEL from the coding sequence ATGGTTGAAGTTTTAATTGGGCCCTCCTCTATAGAGCTTGGAATCAAAGTCGCTCAAGAGTTAAACTTGAAACATACTTTAGTTGAGTCAAAAATTTTTCCTGACGGCGAATCCTATATTAGAATTCCAGAAGAAAAAATTGATAAAGAGTTAATTTTAATTCAATCAACTCATCCACCACAAAATAAACATTTAATAGAGCTTTTTTTAATGCTCGATGCTGCTAAAGATTTAGGAGTTGAAAAAATAATAGCTGTTATACCTTATCTAGCTTATGCAAGACAAGATAAACGATTTAGACCTGGAGAAGCTATAAGTGTTAAGGTTTTAGCAAAACTTATAAAAGAAGCTGGAGCTGATAAATTCATTACATTTAATATCCATAAAGAGAAAATTCTGGATTTTTTTAATATTGAATCAATAAATCTTTCAGGAGGACCAGCAATAGGAGATTATTTTCTTCAAAAAAGAGTGATAAATCCTTATGTTGTAGCACCTGATGAAGGAGCATATTACTTAGCTCTAGAAGTTTCTAAAATATTGAATTGTGAATGCACGTATTTTGAAAAGAAAAGGGATAAAGTCACGGGTGTTGTAAAAACAGAATTTAAAAAGCTAGATGTTAAAAATAAAACTGTAATTATAGTTGATGATATTATTTCAACAGGATCAACAATAATTAATGTAGCAGAAATTCTTAAAACTCAAAATGTTAAAAAGATTTACGCTACATGTATTCATCCACTTTTAATTGGGGATGCTCAAAATAAAATGAAAACAGCAGGAATTGATGAGATTTTAGGCACAGATTGTATTCCAAGTGAAGTAAGCAAAATAAGTGTATCTAAAATCCTAGCGGAGGCTTTAAAGAAGGAATTGTGA
- a CDS encoding radical SAM protein, with the protein MFLRPDSLAVLKDENCRRSLARYFDIIQNKKKANFKIAKSFPVEFSKEDSTSDLWKIHEKTTKEFYEFRREIDEGKANIELIESSSSYLDLKIEIARRILKECCFCVRKCKVNRYAGEKGFCGCDSNISVSTFFEHIGEEPELVPSGTIFTCGCTMRCLHCQNWTISQWVERGESYNCKELAQIVDSLHGLGCRNANLVGGDPTPWTFHWLKTFNYVNSNIPIVWNSNSYYSPETAELLAGFTDVYLLDFKYGPGDCALRISNAPNYWTTCTENHLHAKNYGELIIRVLVLPNHLECCVKPILNWISKNLGENTRVNIMFQYRPEWRAYEVPELRRRLTSEEKAKAIQLAKEAGLKNFIT; encoded by the coding sequence ATGTTTTTAAGACCTGATTCTTTAGCGGTTTTAAAAGATGAAAATTGTAGAAGAAGTTTGGCAAGATACTTTGATATTATTCAAAATAAAAAGAAGGCTAATTTTAAAATTGCTAAAAGTTTTCCTGTTGAATTTTCTAAAGAAGATTCAACAAGCGATTTATGGAAAATTCATGAAAAAACAACTAAAGAATTTTATGAATTTAGAAGAGAGATTGATGAAGGTAAAGCAAATATTGAATTAATAGAGTCTTCCTCTTCATATCTTGATTTAAAAATCGAGATTGCTAGAAGAATTCTTAAAGAATGTTGTTTTTGTGTTAGGAAGTGTAAAGTTAATCGATATGCAGGAGAAAAAGGCTTTTGTGGATGCGATTCAAACATATCTGTATCAACGTTTTTTGAACATATTGGAGAAGAACCTGAATTAGTTCCTTCAGGAACAATATTTACATGTGGGTGTACAATGCGATGTCTTCATTGTCAAAACTGGACTATTTCACAATGGGTTGAGAGAGGGGAAAGTTATAATTGTAAAGAATTAGCTCAAATAGTTGATAGTCTTCATGGATTAGGCTGTAGAAATGCAAATTTAGTTGGAGGCGATCCAACACCTTGGACATTTCATTGGCTTAAAACTTTTAACTACGTTAATTCTAATATTCCAATCGTTTGGAACAGTAATAGTTATTATAGTCCTGAAACAGCTGAATTGTTAGCAGGTTTTACAGATGTTTATTTACTTGATTTTAAATATGGACCTGGAGATTGTGCTTTAAGAATCTCGAATGCTCCCAATTATTGGACTACATGTACAGAAAATCATCTTCATGCAAAAAATTATGGTGAACTTATAATTAGAGTTTTAGTCTTACCAAATCATTTAGAATGCTGCGTTAAACCAATATTAAATTGGATTTCAAAAAATTTAGGAGAAAACACAAGAGTAAATATTATGTTTCAATACAGACCTGAATGGAGAGCTTATGAAGTCCCAGAATTAAGAAGAAGATTAACAAGTGAGGAGAAAGCTAAAGCAATTCAATTAGCTAAAGAAGCTGGATTAAAAAATTTTATAACTTAA
- a CDS encoding NUDIX hydrolase, translating to MKREYPSQPLVGVSVVICNNKGEILLVKRRNEPGKNLWSIPGGLVELGELVKDAAKREAEEETGLKIKIRKLLDVVDVIIRNENNKVRFHYVLIAFSAYPIKGELKLSSNEHSDIKWVSVKEATQYNLTRTCRKLLRKLKFREINS from the coding sequence ATGAAGAGAGAATACCCTTCTCAACCTCTAGTTGGTGTAAGCGTAGTAATTTGCAATAATAAAGGAGAAATTTTACTTGTAAAAAGACGAAACGAACCTGGAAAAAACCTTTGGTCCATTCCAGGAGGTTTAGTTGAACTTGGAGAATTGGTTAAAGATGCTGCCAAAAGGGAAGCTGAAGAAGAAACAGGATTAAAAATTAAAATTAGAAAGCTTCTAGATGTAGTAGACGTAATAATTAGAAACGAAAACAATAAAGTAAGATTTCATTATGTTTTAATAGCTTTTTCAGCTTATCCAATTAAGGGAGAATTAAAACTTTCTTCTAATGAGCATTCAGATATTAAATGGGTTAGTGTTAAGGAGGCTACTCAATATAACCTTACAAGAACTTGTAGGAAATTATTAAGAAAATTAAAGTTTAGAGAAATAAACTCTTAA
- the trxA gene encoding thioredoxin, protein MKDLNEEIERIKIKKMKELMRRMSKNEESFPAEPIKVVDETIDDFIHKYSIAVLDCWAEWCGPCRMIAPIIDQLAREYSGKIVFGKLNVDENPEGARRFGIMSIPTLLIFKDGKLIDRIIGALPKNVLEAKLNKLLKG, encoded by the coding sequence ATGAAAGATTTAAATGAAGAAATTGAACGTATAAAAATTAAAAAAATGAAGGAGTTAATGCGAAGAATGAGTAAAAATGAAGAGAGTTTCCCTGCAGAACCAATTAAAGTTGTTGATGAAACAATTGATGATTTTATCCATAAATATTCAATTGCTGTTTTAGATTGTTGGGCTGAGTGGTGTGGACCATGCAGAATGATTGCTCCAATAATAGATCAATTAGCTAGGGAATACTCTGGAAAAATTGTTTTTGGAAAATTAAATGTGGATGAAAACCCTGAAGGTGCAAGAAGATTTGGTATAATGAGTATTCCAACTCTGTTAATTTTTAAGGATGGAAAATTAATTGATAGAATTATTGGCGCGTTACCTAAAAATGTTTTAGAAGCAAAGTTAAATAAATTACTCAAAGGTTAA
- a CDS encoding TATA-box-binding protein encodes MSKSLNIVNIENVVASAFLDQKLDLNAIVRLFPNVEYKPEQFPGLVYRLKKPKTATLIFASGKLVCTGAKSESEARKAVLKVIDDLKRNGLMTTSNINIQIQNIVASAELNGTIDLEKSIYALERTMYEPEQFPGLIYRMDNPKVVMLLFASGKLVCTGAKKESEVIEAVNKLKKILEERGLIKYHS; translated from the coding sequence TTGTCGAAAAGCTTAAACATAGTAAATATAGAGAATGTTGTAGCTTCTGCTTTTCTAGATCAGAAACTAGATTTAAACGCTATAGTTCGACTCTTCCCTAATGTAGAATATAAACCTGAACAATTTCCAGGATTAGTTTATAGGTTGAAAAAACCAAAAACAGCAACTCTAATCTTTGCTAGTGGAAAACTTGTTTGTACAGGTGCAAAATCTGAAAGTGAAGCTAGAAAAGCTGTATTAAAAGTTATAGATGATCTTAAAAGAAATGGTTTAATGACTACAAGCAATATAAATATTCAAATTCAAAATATCGTTGCTTCAGCTGAATTAAATGGAACGATAGATCTAGAAAAATCTATATACGCTCTTGAAAGAACCATGTACGAACCTGAACAATTTCCAGGATTAATCTATAGAATGGATAACCCTAAAGTTGTTATGCTTCTTTTTGCTAGTGGGAAACTTGTTTGTACAGGTGCAAAAAAAGAATCGGAAGTTATTGAGGCTGTAAACAAGCTTAAGAAAATCCTTGAAGAAAGAGGGCTTATCAAATATCACAGTTAA
- a CDS encoding signal peptidase I — MDRKKKELIKNLLLIVIILGSVQLGWQILKVTLNTSIPIAYVPSKSMEPTLKVGDLVIIKGVAPQEIKQGSIIVFYVPGHYGEDEYRIVHRVVKVVDLGGELGFETKGDNNPVSDYYRWGYIPSSYVVGVVIYRIPYIGYAALGIKRPIGIAFILLLIAILLFSEFFESKKNEIKKVN; from the coding sequence TTGGATAGAAAAAAGAAGGAGCTTATTAAAAATCTACTTTTAATAGTTATTATTTTAGGCTCAGTTCAATTAGGGTGGCAAATTCTAAAAGTTACACTAAACACTTCTATTCCTATAGCTTATGTTCCATCTAAAAGTATGGAACCTACACTTAAGGTTGGAGATTTAGTTATAATTAAAGGAGTCGCTCCTCAAGAGATAAAACAAGGCTCAATTATAGTTTTTTATGTTCCAGGGCATTATGGTGAAGATGAATATAGAATTGTTCATAGAGTAGTTAAGGTAGTTGATTTAGGAGGAGAATTAGGATTTGAAACTAAAGGGGATAATAACCCCGTTTCAGATTACTATAGATGGGGCTATATTCCTTCATCTTATGTTGTTGGAGTTGTTATTTATAGAATTCCTTATATTGGATATGCAGCTTTAGGAATTAAAAGACCAATTGGAATAGCATTTATTCTCCTTTTAATTGCTATTCTTTTATTTTCTGAGTTTTTTGAATCGAAAAAGAATGAAATAAAAAAAGTTAATTAA
- a CDS encoding helix-turn-helix transcriptional regulator, giving the protein MSLNLEKEWRERFVKTNLDLIILRLLKEKPRWGYEINLEIRNRFKVYLSAGTLYPLLHSLENKGYIEGAWKPEGGREKRIYKITLKGEEFLEAGEKALERTLLKREFNGGKVG; this is encoded by the coding sequence TTGAGTTTAAATTTAGAGAAAGAATGGCGAGAAAGATTTGTTAAAACAAATTTAGATCTTATAATTCTTAGGCTTCTTAAAGAAAAGCCTAGATGGGGCTACGAAATAAACTTAGAAATAAGAAACAGATTTAAAGTTTATTTAAGCGCTGGAACGCTTTATCCTCTTCTTCACTCATTAGAGAATAAAGGATATATTGAAGGTGCTTGGAAACCTGAAGGTGGAAGAGAAAAAAGGATTTATAAAATAACTTTAAAAGGAGAAGAATTTCTTGAAGCTGGAGAAAAAGCTTTAGAAAGAACATTGTTAAAACGCGAGTTTAATGGTGGAAAAGTTGGATAG
- a CDS encoding DEAD/DEAH box helicase has product MEETEALNVFLLFIKPIKEAIKERKFSFPTEAQKKAIPLILEGKNVLLIAPTATGKTEAAILPVLNNLFVKEGSRPPGINILYITPLRALNRDMLDRLEWWCRKLGLKVSVRHGDTDIKERSLQAKSPPNMLITTPETLQALLVGKIMKRHLRNVRYVIIDEVHELAEDKRGTQLSLALERLRWITKSDFQLIGLSATIGSPEVVAKFLVGINRQIEIVKVPIKRTTKIKLVLPSVTNEDYKLASKLYTHPEVAARLRVMKDLIKSHESVLLFTNTRAIAEILASRFKVWDVDFPISIHHGSLAKLVRVTAEKSLKKGELKGLVCTSSLELGIDIGKIDYVIQYMSPRQVTRLIQRVGRSGHKVGRIAEGAIITLDSDDALEAMVIAKRVYQEDLEEVKIPEKPLDVLTHQIAGLLIQKKRWSFNEAFEMVKRAYPYRELTKEEFEAVLEYMHSRYPRLAWVSFNDEVFLRPKKIKELYKYYFEEMSMIPDEKQYLVIDETTDASIGVLDEAFVAEYGEPGTKFIMKGSPWIIKSFREDKIYVKPINDPTGAIPSWVGEEIPVPFEVAQEVGMIRGLIEENLKSGKGLKEVIKEIATEYFVDEETVFKAISETVEQIEKGYNVPTDKRIIIEDWNEYTIITCHFGTLVNRTLARLMGHVLSEELGLTVGIQQDAYRIIIQSIKGYGKEKIAEILRKLSQTRKVIELINKATIKTGLFKRRTIHVARRFGALSKWIDATKLSLKQLIKSFEDTIIFKEALKETYNKDLDVAKTIEVLNKIKNGEIELTIVENNGEVTPIARLGIEKIGQKTDLIPPEKMKRIIIEATKARILNEVKLFICVSCWKFIKAMPIKNLPKNFSCPKCNSKLIGILSITEDEALNILKKKIKSAKEKKIIEEAKATARLYEKYGLITAYILAGKKLESSDVEEIAQKVAYINNDELFELIIEAEKEALKRRFW; this is encoded by the coding sequence ATGGAGGAGACTGAAGCGTTAAATGTTTTCCTTTTATTTATTAAGCCTATTAAGGAGGCGATTAAAGAGCGAAAGTTCTCGTTTCCTACTGAAGCTCAAAAAAAAGCTATTCCTCTAATTCTTGAAGGAAAAAATGTTCTTCTGATAGCTCCAACAGCAACTGGAAAAACTGAAGCGGCTATTTTACCAGTTTTAAATAATCTTTTTGTTAAGGAAGGATCGCGTCCACCTGGAATTAATATTCTTTATATAACGCCTTTAAGAGCTTTAAATCGAGATATGTTGGATAGATTAGAATGGTGGTGTAGGAAACTTGGATTAAAAGTTTCTGTTAGACATGGAGACACAGATATAAAAGAAAGAAGTTTACAAGCTAAATCACCTCCAAACATGTTAATAACGACCCCTGAAACACTTCAAGCTTTACTTGTCGGTAAGATAATGAAGCGACATTTAAGAAATGTTAGATATGTAATTATAGATGAAGTTCATGAATTAGCTGAAGATAAACGAGGGACTCAACTTTCCTTAGCTTTAGAAAGATTAAGATGGATAACTAAAAGTGATTTTCAATTAATTGGGTTATCAGCTACTATAGGTAGTCCAGAAGTAGTAGCTAAATTTTTGGTTGGTATAAATAGGCAAATAGAGATAGTTAAGGTACCAATAAAAAGAACAACTAAGATTAAATTGGTACTCCCTTCAGTTACCAATGAAGATTATAAATTAGCTAGCAAACTTTATACTCATCCTGAAGTAGCTGCAAGACTTAGAGTAATGAAGGATTTAATTAAATCTCATGAATCAGTGCTTTTATTTACTAATACAAGAGCTATAGCAGAGATTTTAGCTAGCAGATTTAAAGTTTGGGATGTAGATTTCCCAATTTCTATTCATCACGGCTCCTTAGCTAAACTTGTTAGAGTAACAGCTGAAAAAAGCTTAAAAAAAGGTGAATTAAAAGGACTTGTATGCACAAGCTCTTTAGAATTAGGGATAGATATAGGTAAAATAGATTATGTTATTCAATATATGAGTCCAAGACAAGTTACAAGATTAATTCAAAGAGTTGGAAGAAGCGGACATAAAGTTGGAAGAATAGCTGAAGGTGCCATAATAACTTTAGATTCAGATGATGCATTAGAAGCTATGGTTATAGCCAAAAGAGTTTATCAAGAAGATTTAGAAGAAGTTAAGATTCCAGAGAAGCCTCTTGATGTTTTAACTCATCAAATAGCAGGTTTACTTATCCAGAAAAAACGTTGGAGTTTTAATGAAGCATTTGAAATGGTTAAAAGAGCTTATCCATACAGAGAGTTAACTAAGGAGGAATTTGAAGCCGTACTTGAATATATGCATTCACGATATCCAAGATTAGCATGGGTTTCATTCAATGATGAAGTTTTTTTAAGACCTAAAAAAATTAAAGAACTTTATAAATATTATTTTGAAGAAATGTCAATGATTCCTGATGAAAAACAATATTTAGTTATTGATGAAACTACAGATGCATCAATAGGAGTTTTAGATGAAGCTTTTGTAGCTGAATATGGTGAGCCTGGAACAAAATTCATTATGAAGGGTAGCCCATGGATAATTAAAAGTTTTAGGGAGGATAAAATTTATGTTAAGCCTATAAATGATCCGACAGGAGCTATACCAAGTTGGGTTGGAGAAGAAATTCCAGTACCATTTGAAGTTGCTCAAGAAGTGGGTATGATAAGAGGTTTAATTGAAGAAAATTTGAAGAGTGGAAAGGGATTAAAAGAAGTTATTAAAGAAATAGCGACTGAATATTTTGTTGATGAAGAAACAGTTTTTAAAGCTATTTCTGAAACTGTAGAACAAATAGAAAAAGGTTATAATGTCCCAACAGATAAAAGAATTATAATTGAAGATTGGAATGAATATACAATTATTACATGTCATTTCGGGACTTTAGTTAATAGAACTTTAGCTAGGCTTATGGGACATGTATTATCTGAGGAGTTAGGTTTAACAGTTGGTATTCAACAGGATGCTTATAGAATAATTATTCAATCTATTAAAGGTTATGGAAAAGAAAAAATTGCTGAAATTTTACGAAAACTTTCTCAAACAAGAAAAGTAATAGAATTAATTAATAAAGCTACTATTAAAACAGGTTTATTTAAAAGAAGAACAATTCATGTTGCAAGACGTTTTGGAGCACTTTCAAAATGGATTGATGCAACTAAATTAAGTCTAAAACAATTAATTAAAAGTTTTGAGGACACTATCATTTTTAAAGAAGCTTTAAAGGAGACTTATAATAAAGATTTGGATGTTGCAAAAACAATCGAAGTTTTAAATAAAATTAAGAATGGTGAAATTGAATTAACAATTGTAGAGAATAATGGCGAAGTAACACCGATTGCTAGATTAGGAATTGAAAAAATTGGACAAAAAACAGATTTAATTCCACCTGAAAAAATGAAACGTATTATTATAGAAGCGACTAAAGCAAGAATATTAAATGAAGTGAAGCTTTTCATATGTGTTTCATGTTGGAAATTTATTAAAGCTATGCCTATAAAAAACTTACCTAAAAACTTTTCTTGTCCCAAATGTAATTCAAAACTTATTGGTATTCTTTCAATTACAGAGGATGAAGCATTAAATATTTTAAAAAAGAAGATTAAATCTGCTAAGGAGAAAAAAATTATCGAAGAAGCTAAAGCTACAGCAAGATTATATGAAAAGTATGGATTAATAACAGCTTATATTTTAGCTGGGAAAAAACTTGAGTCTTCTGATGTGGAAGAAATAGCTCAGAAGGTCGCTTATATAAATAATGATGAATTGTTTGAATTAATTATTGAAGCTGAAAAAGAAGCTTTAAAAAGGAGATTCTGGTAA